One stretch of Streptomyces sp. 135 DNA includes these proteins:
- a CDS encoding ABC transporter permease, with protein sequence MSTPTAEARGQAGTTTPRARFTDLLAAEWIKLRSLRSTYWVLGGGALVVIAINANSAWSNARRLAGMPQPPAGTERHFRFDPLHTAFVEPAWQLWMVIAATVGALCVFGEYTSGLVRTTFTAVPDRRAVIAAKTAVVAAVLCALGVVVAGVSFGMTQALLREEGGLSVGDPGAVRAIAASALLAPVCALVGMALGAAIRHAAGTVVAVVGTLLLLPAVLQGDTYRWVKEIGNAMLLSAWRRLVENPAVPGSAEKYPVTPAEAWTVFAVWPLVAVAVTVTVVCRRDV encoded by the coding sequence ATGAGTACGCCCACCGCGGAGGCCCGGGGCCAAGCGGGCACCACCACGCCCCGCGCCCGCTTCACCGACCTCCTCGCCGCCGAGTGGATCAAACTCCGCTCGCTGCGTTCCACGTACTGGGTGCTCGGCGGTGGCGCCCTCGTCGTGATCGCGATCAATGCGAACTCCGCCTGGTCCAACGCCCGTCGGCTCGCGGGCATGCCCCAGCCTCCGGCCGGGACCGAGCGGCACTTCCGGTTCGACCCGCTGCACACCGCCTTCGTCGAACCGGCCTGGCAGCTCTGGATGGTCATCGCGGCCACTGTGGGGGCGCTCTGCGTCTTCGGCGAGTACACCAGCGGCCTGGTCCGTACGACGTTCACGGCCGTGCCGGACCGCCGTGCGGTGATCGCGGCGAAGACGGCCGTTGTCGCGGCGGTGCTGTGCGCGCTCGGCGTGGTCGTCGCGGGGGTTTCTTTCGGTATGACGCAGGCGCTGCTCCGCGAGGAGGGCGGCCTGTCGGTCGGCGACCCCGGAGCGGTGCGCGCCATCGCGGCCTCCGCGCTGCTCGCTCCGGTGTGCGCGCTGGTCGGCATGGCGCTCGGCGCGGCCATTCGCCATGCCGCGGGCACGGTCGTGGCGGTGGTCGGCACACTTCTGCTGCTGCCTGCGGTCTTGCAGGGCGACACATACCGGTGGGTCAAGGAGATCGGCAACGCGATGCTGCTCTCCGCCTGGCGGCGCCTGGTGGAGAACCCTGCCGTGCCGGGCTCGGCGGAGAAGTATCCGGTGACGCCCGCCGAGGCGTGGACGGTCTTCGCGGTGTGGCCGCTGGTGGCGGTGGCCGTGACGGTGACCGTGGTGTGCCGCCGGGACGTGTGA
- a CDS encoding ATP-binding cassette domain-containing protein: MIEVHELTKRYGDTTAVNALSFTVRPGRVTGFLGPNGAGKTTTLRMLLGLVSPTGGSATIGGRPFRDRPRGLRHVGVLLDAGDVHVGRSGWDHLAALARGNGIPRHRVAEVLAEVGLTEAARRRVSGYSLGMRQRLGIAAALLGDPPVLLFDEPLNGLDPEGVSWMRGLFRRLAGEGRTVFVSSHQMGEMEDTAEHLVVIGRGELIAAESVARFAARASRPDVSVRTPDAAGLATVLTDEGAAVLADGEGLLTVTGLPAARIGELACAHRIPLHELASGGRSLEKAFMELTADRVDYLTGASRSPTEKHEEHGQLLAEGTR; the protein is encoded by the coding sequence GTGATCGAAGTACATGAACTGACCAAGCGCTATGGCGACACCACCGCGGTGAACGCCCTGAGTTTCACGGTGCGCCCGGGGCGCGTGACAGGCTTCCTCGGACCGAACGGCGCCGGCAAGACCACCACGCTGCGCATGCTGCTCGGCCTGGTGAGTCCCACCGGCGGTAGCGCCACCATCGGAGGACGGCCGTTCCGCGACCGACCGCGCGGCCTGCGCCACGTCGGCGTGCTGCTCGACGCGGGCGACGTACACGTCGGACGCAGCGGATGGGACCACCTGGCCGCACTCGCCCGCGGCAACGGAATCCCGCGTCACCGGGTCGCCGAGGTCCTGGCCGAGGTAGGCCTCACCGAGGCGGCGCGGCGACGCGTGTCCGGCTACTCGCTCGGCATGAGGCAGCGGCTCGGCATCGCCGCCGCGCTGCTCGGCGACCCGCCGGTCCTCCTCTTCGACGAGCCGCTCAACGGGCTTGACCCGGAAGGTGTGTCGTGGATGCGCGGGCTCTTCCGGCGGCTCGCCGGCGAGGGGCGCACGGTCTTCGTCTCCAGCCACCAGATGGGCGAGATGGAGGACACCGCCGAGCACCTCGTCGTGATCGGCCGCGGGGAGCTGATCGCCGCCGAAAGCGTCGCCCGGTTCGCGGCCCGTGCGTCCCGGCCCGACGTGTCCGTGCGGACGCCCGACGCCGCCGGGCTCGCGACCGTCCTGACCGACGAGGGTGCCGCGGTCCTTGCGGACGGCGAGGGGCTGCTCACCGTCACCGGCCTGCCGGCGGCCCGCATCGGCGAACTGGCATGCGCCCACCGGATCCCGCTGCACGAACTCGCCTCCGGTGGCCGCTCCTTGGAGAAGGCGTTCATGGAACTCACCGCCGACCGCGTGGACTACCTCACAGGGGCGTCCCGCAGCCCAACAGAGAAGCACGAGGAGCACGGGCAGCTCCTCGCGGAAGGAACACGATGA
- a CDS encoding UDP-N-acetylmuramoyl-L-alanyl-D-glutamate--2,6-diaminopimelate ligase, with protein sequence MKLNELLAGHPHHALRGDPGATAITGGVTFDVDRVLPGSVFVAVPGHQEGGPGSVADAFARGAAAVIVEGDDPTLPAMPWPADGCVVRVADTRRAAAVVAARYFGEPGRRMDMVAITGTNGKTSVSYMIESALRISAGAKVGVIGTAGSRIGDEQIRMPHSVLSTPESPDLQYLLGYMRDHAASSVVLEATSMALLTHRVDRTFIDVGVFTNLTQDHLDDHGTMADYRDAKLRLFQGLCRHAVVNADDPVGAGIAAMMPGAVTTYALDAPADYRATDLVVSASGTRFTLHHEGRAYPAAIPFPGRYSVANSLATLAACHVLGHDLDALVGALAQLPPVPGRFERFETPEGATVIVDYAHSPDSLDKVLTTIRGYAPGRVITVFGCGGDRDTTKRAEMGSIAGTHSDLCVLTCDNPRFEDPEAILDQITPGLAATGTPFERLADRREAIAFALSSAGPGDTVLIAGKGSEPHQAVRGELLPFSDMETARELVLAQAAVRPSVLRPVDSLSG encoded by the coding sequence GTGAAGCTGAACGAGTTGTTGGCCGGACACCCACACCACGCACTGCGGGGCGACCCGGGAGCGACCGCGATCACCGGTGGTGTGACTTTCGATGTCGACCGGGTGCTGCCTGGTTCCGTTTTCGTCGCCGTACCCGGTCACCAGGAGGGCGGGCCGGGTTCCGTGGCCGACGCGTTCGCCCGCGGGGCCGCCGCCGTCATCGTCGAGGGGGATGATCCGACGCTGCCTGCGATGCCGTGGCCCGCGGACGGGTGTGTCGTGCGGGTGGCGGACACGCGACGGGCGGCCGCGGTGGTGGCCGCCCGGTACTTCGGCGAACCGGGGCGGCGGATGGACATGGTGGCGATCACCGGCACCAACGGCAAGACGTCCGTCTCGTACATGATCGAATCCGCCCTGCGGATCTCCGCCGGAGCGAAGGTGGGGGTCATCGGGACGGCCGGCAGCCGGATCGGCGACGAACAGATCCGCATGCCGCACTCGGTGCTCTCCACGCCGGAATCGCCCGACCTCCAGTACCTGTTGGGATACATGCGCGACCACGCGGCCAGCAGTGTGGTCCTGGAGGCCACCTCCATGGCCCTGCTGACACACCGGGTGGACCGGACGTTCATCGACGTCGGCGTGTTCACCAATCTGACGCAGGATCACCTGGACGACCACGGGACGATGGCCGACTACCGGGATGCCAAACTCCGGCTCTTCCAGGGCTTGTGCCGGCACGCGGTGGTCAACGCCGACGACCCGGTGGGGGCCGGGATCGCGGCCATGATGCCCGGCGCGGTGACCACTTACGCTCTCGACGCACCGGCGGACTACCGCGCGACCGACCTCGTGGTGAGTGCCTCGGGTACGCGGTTCACCCTGCACCACGAGGGGCGGGCGTATCCGGCGGCGATACCGTTCCCGGGCCGGTACTCGGTGGCCAACTCCCTTGCGACGCTCGCCGCCTGCCACGTACTGGGGCACGACCTGGACGCCCTCGTCGGCGCGCTCGCACAGCTTCCGCCCGTCCCCGGGCGGTTCGAACGCTTCGAGACCCCTGAGGGCGCCACCGTGATCGTGGACTACGCCCACTCCCCCGACTCCCTGGACAAGGTTCTGACCACCATCCGCGGCTACGCACCCGGCCGGGTGATCACTGTCTTCGGCTGCGGCGGCGACCGAGACACCACGAAGCGGGCCGAGATGGGGAGCATCGCGGGCACCCACTCGGATCTGTGCGTCCTGACCTGCGACAACCCTCGCTTCGAGGACCCTGAGGCGATCTTGGACCAGATCACCCCGGGCCTCGCGGCCACCGGCACGCCGTTCGAGCGGCTCGCCGACCGTCGTGAGGCGATCGCCTTCGCGCTGTCCTCGGCCGGTCCCGGGGACACCGTCCTCATAGCCGGCAAGGGCAGCGAACCGCACCAGGCCGTCCGCGGTGAACTGCTCCCGTTCAGCGACATGGAGACCGCGCGGGAACTCGTCCTCGCGCAAGCAGCCGTCCGCCCTTCCGTGCTTCGACCTGTCGATTCGCTGAGCGGGTGA
- a CDS encoding GNAT family N-acetyltransferase — MITWRRVTEGDLGLVRQWLMQPHVARWWSHDTSVEAVARDFGPATRGEEPSEDLLVMLDGAPVALVQRCRFADYPNYLAEMTDQVELPETAVTIDYLLGDPARVGQGLGPRIIREIVAATWTDHADASAVVVPVHAANRASWRALEKAGLLRIGTAELTPDNPDDDRTHYVYRIDRPVSETRNDSPG; from the coding sequence GTGATCACGTGGCGGAGGGTGACCGAGGGAGACCTCGGGTTGGTGCGGCAGTGGCTCATGCAACCGCACGTGGCCCGCTGGTGGAGCCACGACACCTCCGTGGAGGCGGTCGCGCGGGACTTCGGGCCGGCGACGCGCGGCGAGGAGCCGTCCGAGGATCTTCTGGTCATGCTGGACGGCGCGCCCGTCGCTCTGGTCCAACGGTGTCGATTCGCGGACTACCCCAACTACCTGGCGGAGATGACCGACCAGGTCGAACTCCCCGAAACGGCGGTCACGATCGACTACCTGCTCGGCGACCCCGCACGGGTGGGGCAGGGACTTGGCCCCCGCATCATCCGGGAGATCGTGGCGGCCACATGGACCGACCACGCGGACGCGTCCGCCGTCGTCGTCCCGGTCCACGCGGCGAACCGCGCGTCATGGCGGGCCCTGGAGAAGGCCGGACTGCTCAGGATCGGTACCGCCGAACTGACCCCTGACAATCCGGACGACGACCGCACCCATTACGTCTACCGCATCGACAGACCCGTCAGCGAAACCCGAAACGACAGCCCTGGCTGA